The following coding sequences are from one Pseudonocardia sp. EC080619-01 window:
- a CDS encoding FAD-dependent oxidoreductase, which produces MPVPAVVIASAEHAEALRVPLRRYEHDYDVRVAGSSVGVLAVVDEITAAGAQVAMIVQDGELPDADALAAFTAWRARVPAARRVLAPPYEQFMAELRTSERGLRAALGAGVFDAYLLMPRGPRDEEFHIALTELLSDWGATTADPEVALIRIVDPGADPLTAAVRELTERMGMPTEVVSPDSDAGRAVRAACTATGGTVGYPLVQVFDQPPIVPSAPADVAALLYGAPGDITDTVDLAVVGAGPGGLAAAVYGASEGLTTVVLDTDAVGSQAGTSSMIRNYLGFPRGISGMRLAQRARTQASRFGARFRVGWEVRGLVRGADGLHTLHTTGGEVRARAVVLACGVAYRTLGVDSLERLVGRGVQYGAAISTARDTTGHEAVVVGGGNSAGQAAIHLARFAASVTVVVRRGGLADTMSDYLLREIESHPRIGIVTRSQVVDGGTDERGALSWVALRHLDTGETTRREVRGLYLLLGADPHGDWLPPEIDRDGRGFVRTGRDLPTEYWVDGRPPADLATSVPGVLAVGDVRAGSMKRVTSASGEGASVVPMVHAYLAATDAGAGRG; this is translated from the coding sequence ATGCCCGTCCCCGCCGTCGTGATCGCCTCTGCCGAGCACGCCGAGGCACTGCGTGTCCCGCTGCGCCGCTACGAACACGACTACGACGTGCGCGTCGCGGGGTCCTCGGTCGGGGTCCTCGCCGTCGTCGACGAGATCACCGCCGCGGGTGCCCAGGTGGCGATGATCGTGCAGGACGGCGAGCTGCCCGACGCCGATGCGCTCGCGGCCTTCACCGCCTGGCGAGCCCGGGTGCCTGCGGCGCGGCGGGTGCTCGCCCCGCCCTACGAGCAGTTCATGGCCGAGCTCCGCACGTCGGAGCGGGGCCTGCGTGCGGCCCTGGGCGCCGGTGTGTTCGACGCCTACCTGCTCATGCCACGCGGCCCACGGGACGAGGAGTTCCACATCGCGCTCACCGAGCTGCTGTCCGACTGGGGCGCCACGACCGCCGATCCCGAGGTCGCGCTGATCCGGATCGTGGACCCCGGCGCCGATCCCCTGACCGCTGCCGTCCGCGAGCTCACCGAACGCATGGGGATGCCCACCGAGGTCGTGTCGCCCGACAGCGACGCCGGCCGGGCCGTCCGCGCCGCCTGCACCGCGACCGGCGGCACGGTCGGTTACCCCCTGGTCCAGGTCTTCGACCAGCCACCGATCGTGCCGAGCGCCCCGGCGGACGTCGCGGCCCTGCTCTACGGGGCGCCCGGCGACATCACCGACACCGTCGACCTGGCGGTCGTCGGGGCCGGTCCCGGCGGGCTGGCCGCCGCCGTCTACGGGGCCAGCGAGGGCCTCACCACGGTCGTGCTCGACACCGACGCCGTCGGCAGTCAGGCCGGCACCAGCTCGATGATCCGCAACTATCTCGGGTTCCCGCGCGGCATCTCCGGCATGCGCCTCGCGCAGCGCGCACGGACCCAGGCGAGCCGCTTCGGTGCGCGTTTCCGCGTCGGCTGGGAGGTGCGGGGGCTCGTCCGCGGTGCCGACGGGCTCCACACCCTGCACACCACCGGCGGTGAGGTCCGCGCCCGCGCCGTCGTCCTCGCCTGCGGTGTCGCCTACCGGACGCTCGGGGTCGACTCCCTCGAACGGCTGGTGGGACGGGGCGTGCAGTACGGCGCCGCGATCAGCACCGCCCGCGACACCACCGGCCACGAGGCCGTCGTCGTCGGCGGCGGGAACTCCGCCGGCCAGGCGGCCATCCACCTGGCGCGCTTCGCCGCCTCGGTCACCGTGGTCGTGCGTCGCGGGGGACTCGCCGACACCATGTCCGACTACCTGCTGCGCGAGATCGAGTCCCACCCGCGGATCGGGATCGTCACGCGCAGCCAGGTCGTCGACGGCGGGACCGACGAGCGGGGTGCCCTGTCCTGGGTCGCGCTCCGCCACCTCGACACCGGCGAGACCACCCGGCGCGAGGTGCGGGGGCTCTACCTCCTGCTCGGTGCCGACCCGCACGGCGACTGGCTCCCGCCGGAGATCGACCGCGACGGCCGGGGGTTCGTCCGCACCGGCCGGGACCTGCCCACCGAGTACTGGGTCGACGGCCGGCCCCCGGCCGACCTCGCCACGAGCGTCCCCGGGGTCCTCGCCGTCGGTGACGTCCGTGCGGGCTCGATGAAGCGGGTCACCTCGGCGTCGGGGGAGGGTGCCTCGGTCGTCCCGATGGTGCACGCGTACCTGGCGGCGACCGATGCGGGAGCCGGTCGCGGATGA
- a CDS encoding nuclear transport factor 2 family protein: protein MPATPPLALDRYIAATDRAVADDGALDDLLDVFAPDAVVQLDDVPVRGRDALRELYRDFVTVHVEATHYWNTRVLADGREEATWACAARVADGSVVTAAGVECATVGPDGRIVSLRNEFTRRPA, encoded by the coding sequence ATGCCCGCGACACCGCCGCTCGCCCTCGACCGCTACATCGCCGCGACCGACCGGGCCGTCGCCGACGACGGTGCCCTCGACGACCTCCTCGACGTCTTCGCCCCCGACGCCGTGGTGCAGCTCGACGACGTCCCCGTCCGCGGCCGCGACGCCCTGCGCGAGCTGTACCGGGACTTCGTCACCGTCCACGTCGAGGCCACGCACTACTGGAACACCAGGGTCCTCGCCGACGGCCGGGAGGAGGCGACGTGGGCGTGCGCGGCGCGGGTCGCCGACGGCTCCGTCGTCACGGCGGCCGGGGTCGAGTGCGCGACCGTCGGACCGGACGGCCGCATCGTGTCGCTGCGGAACGAGTTCACCCGCCGGCCCGCCTGA
- a CDS encoding FAD-dependent monooxygenase, protein MKVLICGAAMAGLSAAYWFARLGHDVAVVERAPGIRRGGAPIDVRGPALDTARRMGILDRIRAEQIRPPAPYDVVGADGAVRGRFAIAWFGNESPDDVEIGRDRLGAALRDAVDSLGSRARLVFGTEITGIVQDEDGVTVTTPASAERYDLVVGADGLHSAVRRMVFGEEERFVRHLGLYVALVSLDPRRRWAPGMYSAPGRTAFVRDDTDRPLGMTMFRSPRLSYDVHDLAAQRDIVCDVLAGDDAWQMPRLRESLRDPDSPGFYFDSISQTRMASWHRGRVALVGDAAHCAALLSGMGTSLAMTGARFLAEAVTRSPDDLAAALAEYETHQRPLVERAQDGVDGNSNIMVPATETDLGRRDALLRRAEAAAGAAPGGAR, encoded by the coding sequence ATGAAGGTACTGATCTGCGGCGCCGCCATGGCGGGACTCTCGGCCGCCTACTGGTTCGCCCGCCTCGGCCACGACGTGGCCGTCGTCGAACGGGCGCCGGGGATCCGGCGGGGCGGCGCACCGATCGACGTCCGCGGCCCCGCACTCGACACCGCCCGGCGGATGGGGATCCTCGACCGGATCCGCGCCGAGCAGATCCGGCCCCCCGCCCCGTACGACGTCGTGGGTGCCGACGGCGCCGTCCGGGGCCGGTTCGCCATCGCCTGGTTCGGCAACGAGAGCCCGGACGACGTCGAGATCGGCCGCGACCGGCTCGGCGCCGCCCTCCGGGACGCCGTCGACTCCCTCGGCTCGCGCGCCCGCCTGGTCTTCGGCACCGAGATCACCGGGATCGTCCAGGACGAGGACGGCGTCACCGTCACGACACCGGCGTCGGCCGAGCGGTACGACCTCGTCGTCGGCGCGGACGGACTCCACTCCGCGGTGCGCCGGATGGTCTTCGGCGAGGAGGAGAGGTTCGTCCGTCACCTGGGCCTCTACGTCGCCCTGGTGTCCCTGGACCCCCGGCGACGGTGGGCCCCGGGCATGTACAGCGCCCCGGGACGGACGGCGTTCGTCCGCGACGACACCGACCGTCCGCTCGGGATGACGATGTTCCGGAGTCCACGGCTGAGCTACGACGTCCACGACCTCGCCGCGCAGCGGGACATCGTCTGCGACGTCCTCGCCGGCGACGACGCCTGGCAGATGCCCCGACTGCGGGAGTCGCTGCGGGACCCGGACTCCCCCGGCTTCTACTTCGACTCGATCAGCCAGACCCGGATGGCCTCCTGGCACCGTGGACGGGTCGCACTCGTCGGCGACGCCGCACACTGTGCCGCGCTGCTCTCCGGCATGGGCACCAGCCTGGCCATGACCGGGGCACGGTTCCTGGCCGAGGCCGTGACCCGGTCCCCTGACGACCTCGCCGCCGCCCTCGCCGAGTACGAGACGCACCAGCGCCCGCTGGTCGAGCGTGCCCAGGACGGCGTCGACGGCAACAGCAACATCATGGTCCCCGCGACCGAGACCGACCTCGGACGACGGGACGCCCTGCTGCGGCGGGCCGAGGCGGCCGCCGGGGCTGCACCGGGCGGTGCGCGGTGA